The Nitrospira sp. sequence CTTCTTTCGTGAGGAGGGCCGACGCGCCTGCCTGAGTCATCGCTGCGTAGTTGTCGTGACCCGCGTTCACCGACAATCCAAGAACGATCGTCTGGGGATATCGCGATTTGATAACTGCGGTGGCATCGACCCCATTCATTTTCGGCATATTCAGGTCCATGACGACAACCGAAGGCCGTAAGTGTTCGACATAATCAAGCGATTCCTGCCCGTCGGCCGCCTCACCCACCACTTCGATATCGGAATAGCCCTCCAAAAGGCTGCGTAAACCTTGCCGCACCATCGAGTGATCGTCCACCAACAAAACACGGATGGGTGGCTTCTGATGGGGCACGTCAGTGCTAAATTCAGAACTGCTCGGTGGTGTGGCAAGCTGAGTGTCTGAGGCCGTCGTGCTTGGCTCGTCGCCGGGTGTTAAGCGCGCATCACTATTGCCTGGGGCAAGCACCGGCC is a genomic window containing:
- a CDS encoding response regulator; this encodes MTIKTREHVQSQDRIPAPHDQLTQSLIVMRMQLRQAAPLVPDKKAAGLLNDLDQALIQALNYTRSLVVELQPPTDRATVSLITPSHDLYGPVLAPGNSDARLTPGDEPSTTASDTQLATPPSSSEFSTDVPHQKPPIRVLLVDDHSMVRQGLRSLLEGYSDIEVVGEAADGQESLDYVEHLRPSVVVMDLNMPKMNGVDATAVIKSRYPQTIVLGLSVNAGHDNYAAMTQAGASALLTKEAAVDQLYDMIHQALAAKP